The genomic stretch ACGGTGTTGTCGAACGCGACGTCGCCATCCACCAGCGTGTAGTTGGCGAAGATGCCGAAGCCCGACTCACCGAAGAAGTACTGGCCACCCATTTCCCAACCGTGGAGGTTGGCGTTGTTCTGGTTGACCGGACGCTGCACGTCGAACTCGTACAGCGGATCGTCCGCCTCGCCGACTAGGTCGTACGCGTTCTCCATCGCCAGCGACTGCGCGGACGTACCGTTGTACGCCGCCAGGCCGCCGGTTTCGGGATTGCGCAACATCGCCAGCGCGGTGAACAGCGCGGTGTCGTTGGACGAACACGCCTGCGCGAGATCCGCGCCGGCCGCACCGGCCTGCGTGGCGCACTGCGGGCTGGTGAGGAAGGCGAGCGCGGCCTGCGCATCGGGACCGGAGGTCGGGTCGCGCAGGTCGTACAGCGTTTCGCGCACCACCGAATTGCCGATGAAGTTCTTCACGTCCTTGTTCCAGAACGTGACCGACACGAAGCTCGCATCGGCGAAGTACCACTCCACCGCGAGGTCGAGGTTGTCGGACTCCAGCGGATCCAGCATCGGGTTCTGCGCGTCGCCGTCGGCGCGTGCGGACGGGTTGACCAGGATCGAACCGGTGGGCTGGTTCGGCGTCGGGCCGGCATACAGGTTGCCGTACGGCGCGCGTGCGATGGTCTTGCCGAAGGATGCGCGACCCTTGATCTCATCGGTGAAGTCGATGCTGAAATCCAGGTTCGGCAGCACGTAGTCGTAGCTGTGCGTTTCCTTGAAGGGCTGCTGGTCCTCGCCGCGCAGGATGCGGAAGTCGTTGTTCGCCTGCCACTGGATCGCGGTGGGGATGGCGACCTGCGAGGTCGAGGTGACGTACGTCTTCTCGTAACGCACGCCCAGGCGCGTGTGCGTCGGGAAGCCGCCCAGCGTGCCGTCCATTTCGACCTGCGCGTAGACCGCGTCGGTGTCTTCCTCGACACGGTTGTCGGCGGCGAGCTGGTCGCTGCGGCGCGTCGTCGCGCCGTAGAAATCGCCCGCCCACAACGCGCCGGCCGTGGCGTCGCCGCGCCATGCGCCCGGTGCCGCGCCGGCGGTGTTCCAGTCCTCGAACATGCCGATGATGCTGATGGGCGTCAGCAGCTGCTGCAGGCCCGGTTCGTTGCCGGTGTTGGCCACGCCCCAGTCGCCCAGCGTCGAATACGCTTCGGTCGCCTGCATGCGCTTCATGGTGACGTTGGACGAATCCACGCCGAACAGGAAGCGGCCGTCGTCGAAGTTGTACTCGCCGTCGATGCGGCCCTGCTTCACTTCGGTTTCCTGGCGCTGGTAGTTGATGCGCAGCACCTGCGAACCGATCTGCTCGGCCGGGAAGTCCGGATTGAGCGTGCCGCCCACGCCGGCTGCCGCCGAGGTCGGGTCCGGATACCACGTGCGCGCGCCGATCGGCAGGCCGCTGTTGAAGTACAGCTCCTGCGCCCAGTTGCCGCCGCAGTACGGACCCACGGTGCAGTTGTTGGTGCCGGCGATGGAGAAGAACGTCGAACCGCCGCCGGTGACCGGATCGTTCGGCAGGCTCTTGGACGTCGTGTTGTGCGCGTCGAACGCCAGGCGGAAGCGGTCGGTGACGTCCCACTTCACGTTCAGGCCGAGCGAATCGAGCTTGTATTCCTGCTCCTGGCGCTGCTGCTCGTAGCCGAAGTCCTTGGTGCCGACGATGTCGCGAAGATAGATCGGCGTGGCGACTTCTTCGTCGGTATCGAAGGTGAGGTGGCTGAAGCTGTTGGCGCGCTGCAGCCAGATCGTCTGCTCGCCGCGGTTCTCGGTGATCTCGTTGCTGGAGTACGTGTAGTCCAGCGTGAAGGTCAGCGCGTCGGTCGGCGCGAACTGCAGCACGGCCTGGCCGTTGATGCGCTCGCGTTCGAAATCGGCGAACGCATAACGCAGGTCGTTGGGCATGCCGTACAGCTGGCCGATCGCCGGCGCGTTCACCAGGACCGCATCAGGACGCAGTGCCGGATCCGTGCCGGTCCAGCGCTGCATGTTCCAGGCGTTCTCGGTGGACTGCACCGAACCGCCGTGGCGCTTCTGGTAGCTCGCCGACAGCCCGACGCCCCACGTCTTGTCGGCATTGGCGTAGCTGAAGATGCCCGAGACTTCCGGCGTGATGTCGGTGTCGAACGGCTGCGATTCGTCGTACACCGCCTTGGCGCCGGCGCTGGCGACGACGTTGCCGCCCTGGTGGTTGAACGGGCGATCGGTGCGGATGTCGATCGTCGCGCCGATGCCGCCGCTGGGCACCGTCGCCTGGCCGGTCTTGTAGACCACCAGCGTGTCGATGGCTTCGGAGGCCAGCTGCGCGAAGTTGAACGCACGCGTGCCGCCGTCGACGCCGCCGATCGGGATCTGGCCCGGCGCGCCGAACGCGTCCGCGCCCGGAATCTGGCGACCGTTGAGGGTGACCATGTTGAACTGCGGGCCGAAGCCACGCGCGGTGATCTGCGCGCCTTCGCCGTCGCGGCGTTCGATCGAGATACCGGTGATGCGCTGGAGCGACTCGGCGAGGTTCGTGTCGGGGAACTTGCCGATGTCCTCGGAGCTGATCGCGTCGACGACGCCAGCGGCTTCGCGCTTGAGCTCCATCGACTGGTTGAGCGAATTGCGAAGGCCGGTGACGACCACCGAATCGAGCGTGGTGGCTTCATCGCCCGCCGGGCGCTGCGATTGCGCGACCTGCGCCTGCGTCGCCTGCGTGGCGTCCTGCGCGAACGCCGGATTGATCACCAGCATGCCGCCGACGAAGGTGAACATCGCCGTGCGCTTGAAGGTCCTGCTGCCGAACTTCGGCTTGAACGTCCTGGAGCGCGTGCTCATGGCGCGACCCTCCGGACGGAGGTTTGGATCATCGAAACCACGTCCTTGCGTTGCGGCGCGATAGTGGCCGCGTGCGCGCTGGACGCTCCTGCTGCGTGGGACCGGAACCAGATCATGTGGTCTGCCCTCTACTTCGATCGATGGATGTAATCGCCCCTCCCCAGGGCACCCGCGGGTTGCTCCCGCCACTTCCAAAATCCGGGCGTTGCAATCGCCCGTTTCCCGCACTTCCGATGCCGACTTCCTTGCGGTTCCAGTGACCCGTGCAGTCGCAGTAATCGCGTTATGTGGTGCTCGATCCGGCGTCGGGCAGCGCACCCCCTGTGATAGCGCTACCACGAAGCCTTAACCAAAACTAAGCAAACTGTGCCGAGTTTGTCATCGTGCAGTGCAGCAACAGCTCGATGGTTCCACAGGTTTCGTTTGAAACCTTAGGGAAGGCATGAGGTTCGGCTCGCGGCTGAATAGCGCGGACGCACGGTGTAACGGTGTGGGCGTTTCGTTAACAGGCCGTTGCGGCGGTGTCGGCAGCGCGATGCCGTTCGTCGTCAGTGCTTGCGCCGTTGTAGCCCGGGTAAGCGCAGCGCACCCGGGGACGCGCCCACCTTGGAGAGGCCATCCCGGGTGCGCTTCGCTTACCCGGGCTACAAGTGCGCGACCCGTGCGCGCTGACGACTGCCGCGCGGCTACTTCGCGCGCGGCCGCGACAACACCGGCTGCGAGATCGGCAGCACCACGCGGAACGTGCTGCCTTCGCCGGGGCGGCTGTGCACTTCGATGCGGCCGTGGTGCTTGGCGACGATGCGATATGCGATGGCCAAACCGAGCCCGGTGCCGCGACCGATCGGCTTGGTCGTGTAGAACGGATCGAAGATGCGTTGCAGCGCGTCCTCGGGAATGCCGACGCCGTCGTCGGCGACGCTCACCCACACCTCGTCGCCTTCCACGCCCATCGCCAGCGTGATCAGGCCTCGGTCGTCGATCGCCTGCCCCGCGTTGATCAGCAGGTTCATGAAGACCTGGTTGATCTCCGACAGGTAGCACTCCACCAGCGGCACGTCGTGGTAGTGCTTGTCGATCTTCGCCTTGTACTTGAGGTCGTTCCACACGATGTTGAGCGTGGATTCCAGGCCTTTTCGAAGGTCCGACGGGCGCATGGGCTCATCGCGCTCGACGTGCGAGAACTCCTTGAGGTCCTGCACGATCTTGGTCACGCGCTCGATGCCTTCGCGCGATTCCTCCAGCAGCTTGGGCAGGTCGCCGACGATGAAGTCGACGTCGAGCCGTTCGCGCAGCTGCTTCATCAACGGACGGCTCGCGGCGGGATCGGACGACTGCAACGCGTTGGCGTAACCGTCGACGAGCGCGAGCAGCGCGCTGGCGTATTCCTGCAACGTGCCCAGGTTGGAATGAACGTAGCCGATGGGATTGTTGATCTCGTGCGCGACGCCGGCGGCGAGCTGGCCGATGGACGCCATCTTCTCCGACTGCAGCAGTTGTTCCTGCGCGCTGGCGAGGCGGTCGTAGGTCGATTGCAGTTCGTCGTGGCGACGGCGCAGTTCGCCTTCGCGCGCCGAACGCACGGAGATGTCGGTCATCACCGTGTAGCGCCGGCAGCGTCCGCGATCGCGCCCCGCGAACGCCTTGATCTCCAGCACCAGCCCCGGCAACGCCGTCGGCACCTCGCCGATCCAGCGGCCATCGCGCTGTGCGATCTGCCAGCCCTGTTCGGGGATGTAGGACAGCAGCATCGCCGGATCGGGATGCGGATCGTCCGGATGCAGCCGCATCGCCAGCACGCGTCCGGCGTCGTTGCTGTGCAGCAGCTCGCCGTTCGCGTCGAGCAGGAAGACCGCGAGGTCCGACATGGCGACGGCCCAGAGCATGTCTTCGCTCCAGAGGGCATCGCCGGGCTGTGTAATGGGTTGTTCGCTCATCCCGCTCCGGGCCTGCTGCGTGTGGCCGGGTCACGTTAGCGCATGCGGGGCGAAATCACGCAGGGAATCGGGAATGGGGAATGGGGAATCGTCAGAACGTTGCGCTTCGAGAATCTGCCGAGGTGCGGGCGATTCCCGATTCCCGATTCCCGATTCGCGGGAAAAATCACGCCGACACATTCACCCGGCTATGCGGCTTCGCGCCGGCCTGGCCGTTGGCGTCGTAGAGGGCGTCGGCATCCAGGCGGCCGAGGTGGCGCAGCGCCCAGTTCACTTCGCGGCGACGGCGCGCCAGCAAGGCGCCGTTGGCATGGTTGAGCTCGCTCAGTGCGAGCACGCGCGGCGCGTCGTCCGCGCTCGCGCCGGCGCGTTCGGCCGCGCGCAGCGCTTCGAGCTTCGCCTGCGTGGAAAGCAGCAGCGCTTCGACGTCGTGGTCGAGCAGCGCGCGGCGCTCGGCATTGAGCGCGTCTTCCAGCACGTCGAGGGGGTGCGCCTGCGCGTTCATCCGCGATGGCTCACTTCGACAGCGCGTTCTCGAGCGACAGCATGCGATCGGCGATCGCCTGCGGGTCGACCTTGTAGCTGCCGTCGGCGAGCGCGGAGCGGATCGCGTTGACCTTGGCCACGTCGATGCCGGCCGGGGCCGCGCCGAGCTCGCGCTCCAGCGCCTGCAGGTGGGTGGCATCGCCGGTCAGGCGCATCTGGTCGGTGGGCGCGGTGGCGCCGACCGGCTGGCCGCGGTCCGCACCGGAGCGCGACTGCACGGACGTGCTGCCGGCCGCTTCGATCTGGCGCAGGGCGGGCGACATGGCGCCGTCGATCTTGTGGGTCATGGCTGACTCCTTGAGAACGTGTTCGAACTGGATAACGGCCGCCCACGGCCGGACTTGAGGGGAAAACCTGACAGCTTTGTAAGGGCCGTCACAAATTGACTTCGACGAGCCCGGGCCCGACCACGCGGCCCCGGATGATACGGCGCGAGGCGGTGTTCTCGACCGAGACGGTCGACCCCACCCGGCCCGCACCCATCGCACGCCCGCCCATCCGCACTTCCATGCCGCCGGCGCGCGAGACGAGCGTCACCGGGTCGCCGCGCTTGAGCGCGTCCTCCCCGCCGACATCGTCCGCCCCGAGCACCGCACCAGCCGGCATGGCGCGACGCAGGCGCTTGCCGACGACGGCGGCCGGATCGCTGACGACCGGGCCGTCGCCGGCCCCGAGTTCCCGCCGCTGCACGGCGAGGTGCTGCGGACCGATCGGCTCGTCGCCCCGGAGGGGCTTTGCGAGGACCACCACATCGGCCTCGCGCCGCACCCGCACCGGCACGTAGAGCTGCCACCCCGGGGTATCGGCACAGCGCACCGCCACTGAAGCCGGT from Lysobacter auxotrophicus encodes the following:
- the flgM gene encoding flagellar biosynthesis anti-sigma factor FlgM, whose amino-acid sequence is MTHKIDGAMSPALRQIEAAGSTSVQSRSGADRGQPVGATAPTDQMRLTGDATHLQALERELGAAPAGIDVAKVNAIRSALADGSYKVDPQAIADRMLSLENALSK
- the flgA gene encoding flagellar basal body P-ring formation chaperone FlgA; the protein is MHAISKALLTAFALSPSLAMAGAFQSVESIRDTAIAAMGAMAANGQAEASVDSRLRMPACAQPLAATVAGPASVAVRCADTPGWQLYVPVRVRREADVVVLAKPLRGDEPIGPQHLAVQRRELGAGDGPVVSDPAAVVGKRLRRAMPAGAVLGADDVGGEDALKRGDPVTLVSRAGGMEVRMGGRAMGAGRVGSTVSVENTASRRIIRGRVVGPGLVEVNL
- a CDS encoding TonB-dependent receptor, which gives rise to MSTRSRTFKPKFGSRTFKRTAMFTFVGGMLVINPAFAQDATQATQAQVAQSQRPAGDEATTLDSVVVTGLRNSLNQSMELKREAAGVVDAISSEDIGKFPDTNLAESLQRITGISIERRDGEGAQITARGFGPQFNMVTLNGRQIPGADAFGAPGQIPIGGVDGGTRAFNFAQLASEAIDTLVVYKTGQATVPSGGIGATIDIRTDRPFNHQGGNVVASAGAKAVYDESQPFDTDITPEVSGIFSYANADKTWGVGLSASYQKRHGGSVQSTENAWNMQRWTGTDPALRPDAVLVNAPAIGQLYGMPNDLRYAFADFERERINGQAVLQFAPTDALTFTLDYTYSSNEITENRGEQTIWLQRANSFSHLTFDTDEEVATPIYLRDIVGTKDFGYEQQRQEQEYKLDSLGLNVKWDVTDRFRLAFDAHNTTSKSLPNDPVTGGGSTFFSIAGTNNCTVGPYCGGNWAQELYFNSGLPIGARTWYPDPTSAAAGVGGTLNPDFPAEQIGSQVLRINYQRQETEVKQGRIDGEYNFDDGRFLFGVDSSNVTMKRMQATEAYSTLGDWGVANTGNEPGLQQLLTPISIIGMFEDWNTAGAAPGAWRGDATAGALWAGDFYGATTRRSDQLAADNRVEEDTDAVYAQVEMDGTLGGFPTHTRLGVRYEKTYVTSTSQVAIPTAIQWQANNDFRILRGEDQQPFKETHSYDYVLPNLDFSIDFTDEIKGRASFGKTIARAPYGNLYAGPTPNQPTGSILVNPSARADGDAQNPMLDPLESDNLDLAVEWYFADASFVSVTFWNKDVKNFIGNSVVRETLYDLRDPTSGPDAQAALAFLTSPQCATQAGAAGADLAQACSSNDTALFTALAMLRNPETGGLAAYNGTSAQSLAMENAYDLVGEADDPLYEFDVQRPVNQNNANLHGWEMGGQYFFGESGFGIFANYTLVDGDVAFDNTVIERDQFALLGLSDTANVMFMYEKYGWSARLAWNWRDEYLIAANENGSNRNPFYVEEYEQWDLSVNYSFNDNWQVGFEAINLTGEDVRWHGRSDKQMIKLVDQSPRYMLGVRWRY
- a CDS encoding flagellar protein FlgN; its protein translation is MNAQAHPLDVLEDALNAERRALLDHDVEALLLSTQAKLEALRAAERAGASADDAPRVLALSELNHANGALLARRRREVNWALRHLGRLDADALYDANGQAGAKPHSRVNVSA
- a CDS encoding ATP-binding protein; translated protein: MLWAVAMSDLAVFLLDANGELLHSNDAGRVLAMRLHPDDPHPDPAMLLSYIPEQGWQIAQRDGRWIGEVPTALPGLVLEIKAFAGRDRGRCRRYTVMTDISVRSAREGELRRRHDELQSTYDRLASAQEQLLQSEKMASIGQLAAGVAHEINNPIGYVHSNLGTLQEYASALLALVDGYANALQSSDPAASRPLMKQLRERLDVDFIVGDLPKLLEESREGIERVTKIVQDLKEFSHVERDEPMRPSDLRKGLESTLNIVWNDLKYKAKIDKHYHDVPLVECYLSEINQVFMNLLINAGQAIDDRGLITLAMGVEGDEVWVSVADDGVGIPEDALQRIFDPFYTTKPIGRGTGLGLAIAYRIVAKHHGRIEVHSRPGEGSTFRVVLPISQPVLSRPRAK